In Portunus trituberculatus isolate SZX2019 chromosome 10, ASM1759143v1, whole genome shotgun sequence, one genomic interval encodes:
- the LOC123502072 gene encoding 40S ribosomal protein S9-like: MVNHRVQLVQSKRYSTPRRPFEKPRLDQELKLVGEYGLRNKRELWIVKMFLAKIRKAARELLTLDEKDARRLFQGNALLRRLVRTGVLEEGRMKLDYVLGLKPEDFLERRLQTQVFKLGLAKSIHHARVLIKQGHIRVRKQVVNVPSFIVRLDSQKHIDFSLKSPFGGGRYGRVKRKNMRKGGSKTEDGSGEDD, translated from the exons ATGGTGAACCACAGGGTACAGCTGGTGCAGAGCAAGCGGTACTCCACCCCAAGGAGGCCCTTCGAGAAGCCCCGCCTTGACCAGGAACTGAAG CTGGTGGGCGAGTATGGGCTGCGTAACAAGAGGGAGCTGTGGATCGTGAAGATGTTCCTCGCTAAGATCCGTAAGGCGGCCCGAGAGCTGCTCACCCTGGACGAGAAGGACGCTCGCAGGCTTTTccaag GCAATGCTCTGCTGCGTCGGCTGGTGAGGACCGGTGTTCTGGAGGAGGGCCGCATGAAGCTTGATTACGTGCTGGGTCTGAAGCCCGAGGACTTCCTGGAGCGCAGGTTGCAGACTCAGGTGTTCAAGTTGGGTCTGGCCAAGTCCATCCACCACGCCAGGGTGCTCATCAAGCAGGGACACATCAG AGTGAGGAAGCAGGTCGTCAACGTTCCCTCCTTCATCGTCCGCCTTGATTCCCAGAAGCACATTGACTTCTCCCTCAAGAGTCCCTTCGGTGGTGGACGCTACGGCCGCGTCAAGAGGAAGAACATGCGCAAGGGAGGCAGCAAGACTGAGGACGGCAGCGGCGAGGACGATTAG
- the LOC123501985 gene encoding uncharacterized protein LOC123501985 isoform X3 — protein MPPPTPHLAQFSPLHNGRSFICYRDVNKAIEKHREIYGLRLVLKKAVKLENYSLTVEQMRDLNFRLKYGQLDYQCSVDNGRPGRPGNDERCPRLIRLRLSPDARTLVVYDTHVHDTPRFFSSSHQTLSPPCLVPEPMTVLSPNGVVSISQIKKTSPGSTNTTPTTTLATTPIYSSPHLSITPIESPTTPDSFHTPTSSLSSHEKITVKLKKSQFSPNEMVVVGSARDAQEQLELSSPPAVTSNTTTIHSRRNSPEKVPGNPSVMSPPDKLPKILPKQHFTAKFSEGSFTVSKVVRRPAIKPATGERVAGAPPERPPGRPLGRPPINRGEKVARAPIRPTTHNRAGDKVGARLGAGALSNGSSHTNGVRAVTTTGRKMTKRKKARHTEPSFDLSMLAPLDTELGVSEKQQLAHGVLLRLLRVTSQLPMIQFSHALDTLETLTDAYKLEQRVNLTISHDHEEESENLYHPDAYDVVDLESEEALDSTRATTDYQYDSSVSSTTPTVYDNHFAISQVDGAVDDLAACWGVRSTTTDTRKRGKGGWSESEEEE, from the exons ATGCCGCCGCCGACGCCTCATTTAGCACAATTCTCTCCCCTGCACAACGGGAGGAGCTTCATTTGCTACCGGGATGTGAACAAGGCCATTGAGAAGCACCGGGAGATCTATGGTCTTCGTCTGGTGCTCAAAAAGGCCGTCAAGTTAGAAAATTACTCTTTGACTGTGGAACAGATGCGGGACCTTAATTTTCGCCTTAAATACGGACAACTTGATTACCAGTGCTCCGTGGATAACGGCCGACCTGGCAGACCTGGGAACGA CGAGCGGTGCCCCCGGCTGATCCGGCTACGGCTGAGTCCTGACGCCCGCACCTTAGTGGTCTACGacacacacgtgcatgacaCTCCAAGGTTCTTCTCCAGCAGTCACCAG acgCTGTCCCCGCCATGCCTGGTTCCAGAGCCCATGACAGTTCTGTCCCCAAACGGTGTGGTGTCCATTTCCCAAATCAAGAAGACATCACCTGGCTCTACCAAcaccaccccaaccaccactCTCGCCACCACACCCATCTACAGCAGCCCACACCTCTCCATCACCCCCATTGAGAGCCCCACCACCCCTGACAGCTTCCACACCCCAACCTCCAGCCTGAGCAGCCATGAGAAGATCACTGTCAAGCTCAAAAAGTCGCAGTTCTCCCCCaatgagatggtggtggtgggcagtgccAGGGATGCACAGGAACAGTTGGAGCTCAG TTCCCCACCAGCAGtcaccagtaacaccaccaccatccactcccgCAGGAATTCCCCAGAGAAGGTCCCTGGCAACCCCAGTGTCATGTCACCGCCCGACAAGCTGCCCAAGATATTACCCAAGCAGCATTTCACAGCCAAGTTCTCTGAGGGCTCCTTTACTGTCTCCAAGGTGGTGCGCCGGCCTGCCATCAAGCCTGCCACAGGGGAGAGAGTGGCTGGCGCTCCCCCTGAGAGGCCTCCAGGACGGCCCCTCGGCAGGCCGCCCATCAACAGGGGAGAGAAGGTTGCCAGAGCCCCAATACGTCCCACGACCCATAACAGAGCTGGGGACAAGGTTGGCGCCAGGCTGGGTGCAGGCGCTCTTAGTAATGGG AGCTCACACACCAATGGGGTGCGCGCCGTCACAACCACCGGCAGGAagatgacgaagaggaagaaggccaGGCACACTGAACCCTCCTTTGACCTCTCCATGCTCGCCCCACTGGACACTG AACTTGGTGTAAGTGAGAAGCAGCAGCTGGCCCATGGTGTGTTGCTGCGGCTACTACGAGTTACAAGCCAGCTGCCCATGATACAGTTCAGCCACGCCCTAGATACCCTGGAGACACTCACTGATGCCTACAAGCTCGAACAGCGCGTCAACCTCACCATTAGCCATGACCATGAGGAGG AGTCGGAGAACCTTTACCACCCAGATGCCTATGATGTGGTGGATTTGGAGTCTGAGGAGGCGTTAGACAGCACCAGAGCCACCACTGACTACCAGTACGACTCCAGTgtttcctccaccacccccaccgTGTATGACAACCACTTCGCCATTAGCCAGGTGGATGGGGCTGTGGATGACCTGGCTGCATGCTGGGGCGTGAGGagcaccaccaccgacaccagGAAGCGTGGCAAGGGTGGGTGGtcagagagtgaggaggaggagtag
- the LOC123501985 gene encoding uncharacterized protein LOC123501985 isoform X1: MPPPTPHLAQFSPLHNGRSFICYRDVNKAIEKHREIYGLRLVLKKAVKLENYSLTVEQMRDLNFRLKYGQLDYQCSVDNGRPGRPGNDERCPRLIRLRLSPDARTLVVYDTHVHDTPRFFSSSHQTLSPPCLVPEPMTVLSPNGVVSISQIKKTSPGSTNTTPTTTLATTPIYSSPHLSITPIESPTTPDSFHTPTSSLSSHEKITVKLKKSQFSPNEMVVVGSARDAQEQLELSSPPAVTSNTTTIHSRRNSPEKVPGNPSVMSPPDKLPKILPKQHFTAKFSEGSFTVSKVVRRPAIKPATGERVAGAPPERPPGRPLGRPPINRGEKVARAPIRPTTHNRAGDKVGARLGAGALSNGSSHTNGVRAVTTTGRKMTKRKKARHTEPSFDLSMLAPLDTELGVSEKQQLAHGVLLRLLRVTSQLPMIQFSHALDTLETLTDAYKLEQRVNLTISHDHEEESENLYHPDAYDVVDLESEEALDSTRATTDYQYDSSVSSTTPTVYDNHFAISQVDGAVDDLAACWGVRSTTTDTRKRGKDESRDRPWPPTDTTACLCHHQHHHHHHCIIPAP, encoded by the exons ATGCCGCCGCCGACGCCTCATTTAGCACAATTCTCTCCCCTGCACAACGGGAGGAGCTTCATTTGCTACCGGGATGTGAACAAGGCCATTGAGAAGCACCGGGAGATCTATGGTCTTCGTCTGGTGCTCAAAAAGGCCGTCAAGTTAGAAAATTACTCTTTGACTGTGGAACAGATGCGGGACCTTAATTTTCGCCTTAAATACGGACAACTTGATTACCAGTGCTCCGTGGATAACGGCCGACCTGGCAGACCTGGGAACGA CGAGCGGTGCCCCCGGCTGATCCGGCTACGGCTGAGTCCTGACGCCCGCACCTTAGTGGTCTACGacacacacgtgcatgacaCTCCAAGGTTCTTCTCCAGCAGTCACCAG acgCTGTCCCCGCCATGCCTGGTTCCAGAGCCCATGACAGTTCTGTCCCCAAACGGTGTGGTGTCCATTTCCCAAATCAAGAAGACATCACCTGGCTCTACCAAcaccaccccaaccaccactCTCGCCACCACACCCATCTACAGCAGCCCACACCTCTCCATCACCCCCATTGAGAGCCCCACCACCCCTGACAGCTTCCACACCCCAACCTCCAGCCTGAGCAGCCATGAGAAGATCACTGTCAAGCTCAAAAAGTCGCAGTTCTCCCCCaatgagatggtggtggtgggcagtgccAGGGATGCACAGGAACAGTTGGAGCTCAG TTCCCCACCAGCAGtcaccagtaacaccaccaccatccactcccgCAGGAATTCCCCAGAGAAGGTCCCTGGCAACCCCAGTGTCATGTCACCGCCCGACAAGCTGCCCAAGATATTACCCAAGCAGCATTTCACAGCCAAGTTCTCTGAGGGCTCCTTTACTGTCTCCAAGGTGGTGCGCCGGCCTGCCATCAAGCCTGCCACAGGGGAGAGAGTGGCTGGCGCTCCCCCTGAGAGGCCTCCAGGACGGCCCCTCGGCAGGCCGCCCATCAACAGGGGAGAGAAGGTTGCCAGAGCCCCAATACGTCCCACGACCCATAACAGAGCTGGGGACAAGGTTGGCGCCAGGCTGGGTGCAGGCGCTCTTAGTAATGGG AGCTCACACACCAATGGGGTGCGCGCCGTCACAACCACCGGCAGGAagatgacgaagaggaagaaggccaGGCACACTGAACCCTCCTTTGACCTCTCCATGCTCGCCCCACTGGACACTG AACTTGGTGTAAGTGAGAAGCAGCAGCTGGCCCATGGTGTGTTGCTGCGGCTACTACGAGTTACAAGCCAGCTGCCCATGATACAGTTCAGCCACGCCCTAGATACCCTGGAGACACTCACTGATGCCTACAAGCTCGAACAGCGCGTCAACCTCACCATTAGCCATGACCATGAGGAGG AGTCGGAGAACCTTTACCACCCAGATGCCTATGATGTGGTGGATTTGGAGTCTGAGGAGGCGTTAGACAGCACCAGAGCCACCACTGACTACCAGTACGACTCCAGTgtttcctccaccacccccaccgTGTATGACAACCACTTCGCCATTAGCCAGGTGGATGGGGCTGTGGATGACCTGGCTGCATGCTGGGGCGTGAGGagcaccaccaccgacaccagGAAGCGTGGCAAGG
- the LOC123501985 gene encoding uncharacterized protein LOC123501985 isoform X2 has protein sequence MPPPTPHLAQFSPLHNGRSFICYRDVNKAIEKHREIYGLRLVLKKAVKLENYSLTVEQMRDLNFRLKYGQLDYQCSVDNGRPGRPGNDERCPRLIRLRLSPDARTLVVYDTHVHDTPRFFSSSHQTLSPPCLVPEPMTVLSPNGVVSISQIKKTSPGSTNTTPTTTLATTPIYSSPHLSITPIESPTTPDSFHTPTSSLSSHEKITVKLKKSQFSPNEMVVVGSARDAQEQLELRNSPEKVPGNPSVMSPPDKLPKILPKQHFTAKFSEGSFTVSKVVRRPAIKPATGERVAGAPPERPPGRPLGRPPINRGEKVARAPIRPTTHNRAGDKVGARLGAGALSNGSSHTNGVRAVTTTGRKMTKRKKARHTEPSFDLSMLAPLDTELGVSEKQQLAHGVLLRLLRVTSQLPMIQFSHALDTLETLTDAYKLEQRVNLTISHDHEEESENLYHPDAYDVVDLESEEALDSTRATTDYQYDSSVSSTTPTVYDNHFAISQVDGAVDDLAACWGVRSTTTDTRKRGKDESRDRPWPPTDTTACLCHHQHHHHHHCIIPAP, from the exons ATGCCGCCGCCGACGCCTCATTTAGCACAATTCTCTCCCCTGCACAACGGGAGGAGCTTCATTTGCTACCGGGATGTGAACAAGGCCATTGAGAAGCACCGGGAGATCTATGGTCTTCGTCTGGTGCTCAAAAAGGCCGTCAAGTTAGAAAATTACTCTTTGACTGTGGAACAGATGCGGGACCTTAATTTTCGCCTTAAATACGGACAACTTGATTACCAGTGCTCCGTGGATAACGGCCGACCTGGCAGACCTGGGAACGA CGAGCGGTGCCCCCGGCTGATCCGGCTACGGCTGAGTCCTGACGCCCGCACCTTAGTGGTCTACGacacacacgtgcatgacaCTCCAAGGTTCTTCTCCAGCAGTCACCAG acgCTGTCCCCGCCATGCCTGGTTCCAGAGCCCATGACAGTTCTGTCCCCAAACGGTGTGGTGTCCATTTCCCAAATCAAGAAGACATCACCTGGCTCTACCAAcaccaccccaaccaccactCTCGCCACCACACCCATCTACAGCAGCCCACACCTCTCCATCACCCCCATTGAGAGCCCCACCACCCCTGACAGCTTCCACACCCCAACCTCCAGCCTGAGCAGCCATGAGAAGATCACTGTCAAGCTCAAAAAGTCGCAGTTCTCCCCCaatgagatggtggtggtgggcagtgccAGGGATGCACAGGAACAGTTGGAGCTCAG GAATTCCCCAGAGAAGGTCCCTGGCAACCCCAGTGTCATGTCACCGCCCGACAAGCTGCCCAAGATATTACCCAAGCAGCATTTCACAGCCAAGTTCTCTGAGGGCTCCTTTACTGTCTCCAAGGTGGTGCGCCGGCCTGCCATCAAGCCTGCCACAGGGGAGAGAGTGGCTGGCGCTCCCCCTGAGAGGCCTCCAGGACGGCCCCTCGGCAGGCCGCCCATCAACAGGGGAGAGAAGGTTGCCAGAGCCCCAATACGTCCCACGACCCATAACAGAGCTGGGGACAAGGTTGGCGCCAGGCTGGGTGCAGGCGCTCTTAGTAATGGG AGCTCACACACCAATGGGGTGCGCGCCGTCACAACCACCGGCAGGAagatgacgaagaggaagaaggccaGGCACACTGAACCCTCCTTTGACCTCTCCATGCTCGCCCCACTGGACACTG AACTTGGTGTAAGTGAGAAGCAGCAGCTGGCCCATGGTGTGTTGCTGCGGCTACTACGAGTTACAAGCCAGCTGCCCATGATACAGTTCAGCCACGCCCTAGATACCCTGGAGACACTCACTGATGCCTACAAGCTCGAACAGCGCGTCAACCTCACCATTAGCCATGACCATGAGGAGG AGTCGGAGAACCTTTACCACCCAGATGCCTATGATGTGGTGGATTTGGAGTCTGAGGAGGCGTTAGACAGCACCAGAGCCACCACTGACTACCAGTACGACTCCAGTgtttcctccaccacccccaccgTGTATGACAACCACTTCGCCATTAGCCAGGTGGATGGGGCTGTGGATGACCTGGCTGCATGCTGGGGCGTGAGGagcaccaccaccgacaccagGAAGCGTGGCAAGG
- the LOC123501985 gene encoding uncharacterized protein LOC123501985 isoform X4: MPPPTPHLAQFSPLHNGRSFICYRDVNKAIEKHREIYGLRLVLKKAVKLENYSLTVEQMRDLNFRLKYGQLDYQCSVDNGRPGRPGNDERCPRLIRLRLSPDARTLVVYDTHVHDTPRFFSSSHQTLSPPCLVPEPMTVLSPNGVVSISQIKKTSPGSTNTTPTTTLATTPIYSSPHLSITPIESPTTPDSFHTPTSSLSSHEKITVKLKKSQFSPNEMVVVGSARDAQEQLELRNSPEKVPGNPSVMSPPDKLPKILPKQHFTAKFSEGSFTVSKVVRRPAIKPATGERVAGAPPERPPGRPLGRPPINRGEKVARAPIRPTTHNRAGDKVGARLGAGALSNGSSHTNGVRAVTTTGRKMTKRKKARHTEPSFDLSMLAPLDTELGVSEKQQLAHGVLLRLLRVTSQLPMIQFSHALDTLETLTDAYKLEQRVNLTISHDHEEESENLYHPDAYDVVDLESEEALDSTRATTDYQYDSSVSSTTPTVYDNHFAISQVDGAVDDLAACWGVRSTTTDTRKRGKGGWSESEEEE, translated from the exons ATGCCGCCGCCGACGCCTCATTTAGCACAATTCTCTCCCCTGCACAACGGGAGGAGCTTCATTTGCTACCGGGATGTGAACAAGGCCATTGAGAAGCACCGGGAGATCTATGGTCTTCGTCTGGTGCTCAAAAAGGCCGTCAAGTTAGAAAATTACTCTTTGACTGTGGAACAGATGCGGGACCTTAATTTTCGCCTTAAATACGGACAACTTGATTACCAGTGCTCCGTGGATAACGGCCGACCTGGCAGACCTGGGAACGA CGAGCGGTGCCCCCGGCTGATCCGGCTACGGCTGAGTCCTGACGCCCGCACCTTAGTGGTCTACGacacacacgtgcatgacaCTCCAAGGTTCTTCTCCAGCAGTCACCAG acgCTGTCCCCGCCATGCCTGGTTCCAGAGCCCATGACAGTTCTGTCCCCAAACGGTGTGGTGTCCATTTCCCAAATCAAGAAGACATCACCTGGCTCTACCAAcaccaccccaaccaccactCTCGCCACCACACCCATCTACAGCAGCCCACACCTCTCCATCACCCCCATTGAGAGCCCCACCACCCCTGACAGCTTCCACACCCCAACCTCCAGCCTGAGCAGCCATGAGAAGATCACTGTCAAGCTCAAAAAGTCGCAGTTCTCCCCCaatgagatggtggtggtgggcagtgccAGGGATGCACAGGAACAGTTGGAGCTCAG GAATTCCCCAGAGAAGGTCCCTGGCAACCCCAGTGTCATGTCACCGCCCGACAAGCTGCCCAAGATATTACCCAAGCAGCATTTCACAGCCAAGTTCTCTGAGGGCTCCTTTACTGTCTCCAAGGTGGTGCGCCGGCCTGCCATCAAGCCTGCCACAGGGGAGAGAGTGGCTGGCGCTCCCCCTGAGAGGCCTCCAGGACGGCCCCTCGGCAGGCCGCCCATCAACAGGGGAGAGAAGGTTGCCAGAGCCCCAATACGTCCCACGACCCATAACAGAGCTGGGGACAAGGTTGGCGCCAGGCTGGGTGCAGGCGCTCTTAGTAATGGG AGCTCACACACCAATGGGGTGCGCGCCGTCACAACCACCGGCAGGAagatgacgaagaggaagaaggccaGGCACACTGAACCCTCCTTTGACCTCTCCATGCTCGCCCCACTGGACACTG AACTTGGTGTAAGTGAGAAGCAGCAGCTGGCCCATGGTGTGTTGCTGCGGCTACTACGAGTTACAAGCCAGCTGCCCATGATACAGTTCAGCCACGCCCTAGATACCCTGGAGACACTCACTGATGCCTACAAGCTCGAACAGCGCGTCAACCTCACCATTAGCCATGACCATGAGGAGG AGTCGGAGAACCTTTACCACCCAGATGCCTATGATGTGGTGGATTTGGAGTCTGAGGAGGCGTTAGACAGCACCAGAGCCACCACTGACTACCAGTACGACTCCAGTgtttcctccaccacccccaccgTGTATGACAACCACTTCGCCATTAGCCAGGTGGATGGGGCTGTGGATGACCTGGCTGCATGCTGGGGCGTGAGGagcaccaccaccgacaccagGAAGCGTGGCAAGGGTGGGTGGtcagagagtgaggaggaggagtag